One genomic region from Anabaena sp. PCC 7108 encodes:
- a CDS encoding bifunctional cobalt-precorrin-7 (C(5))-methyltransferase/cobalt-precorrin-6B (C(15))-methyltransferase gives MNKWLSIVGIGEDGIPGLGAIALSLLNQATIIVGGERHLAMLPPNDNREKITWKSPFSASVAEIIQRRGQAICVLASGDPMCYGVGASITKHIPISEITIIPAPSAFSLACSRLGWSLPEVETLSLCGRPASLLQSYIYPGAKLLILSSGQETPRIVAELLTNRGYGGSRITVLERMGGIHERILEGIAAFWQETEIAALNTIAVDCIADVGVMPLSRFPGLPDSAFHHDGQLTKREVRAITLSSLAPLPGELLWDVGAGCGSISIEWMRSNFRCRAIALEQNETRINYIVDNAAALGTPNLQIITGKAPEIIHNLPTPDAIFIGGGVTAPGLFDICWNALRPGGRMVANVVTLEGEQTLFQWYEKVGGNFTRISIQRAEPIGKFLGWKGMSQVTQWIGYKL, from the coding sequence ATGAATAAATGGCTATCAATAGTCGGAATAGGTGAAGACGGCATCCCAGGATTGGGCGCGATCGCTCTTTCTCTCCTTAACCAAGCTACAATTATTGTCGGTGGGGAACGTCATCTGGCTATGTTACCTCCAAACGACAACCGCGAAAAAATAACTTGGAAATCTCCTTTTAGCGCTTCAGTAGCAGAAATTATTCAGCGGCGTGGTCAAGCAATTTGCGTGTTAGCTAGTGGCGACCCGATGTGTTACGGTGTGGGTGCAAGTATTACAAAGCATATTCCTATTTCTGAAATTACGATTATTCCTGCACCTTCGGCTTTTAGTCTCGCTTGTTCTCGATTAGGATGGTCCTTACCAGAAGTGGAAACCTTGAGTTTATGCGGTCGTCCAGCTTCTCTTCTTCAATCTTACATCTACCCAGGTGCGAAGTTATTGATTTTGAGTTCAGGACAGGAAACACCGAGAATTGTCGCCGAACTATTGACAAATCGCGGTTATGGTGGTAGTAGAATTACCGTTTTGGAAAGAATGGGCGGTATTCATGAACGCATTTTAGAAGGTATCGCTGCATTTTGGCAAGAAACAGAAATCGCAGCTTTAAATACCATTGCAGTTGATTGTATCGCGGATGTTGGGGTAATGCCTTTATCGAGATTTCCCGGTTTACCTGATAGTGCTTTTCACCATGATGGACAATTGACGAAACGGGAAGTGCGAGCAATTACTTTATCGAGTTTAGCACCTTTACCGGGAGAGTTGCTTTGGGATGTCGGTGCGGGTTGTGGTTCAATTTCGATAGAATGGATGCGGAGTAATTTTCGATGTCGTGCGATCGCTCTTGAACAAAACGAAACTAGAATAAATTATATAGTCGATAACGCCGCAGCTTTAGGTACTCCCAATTTACAAATCATCACCGGAAAAGCACCGGAAATAATTCACAACTTACCCACACCAGACGCGATTTTTATTGGTGGTGGAGTCACCGCACCAGGACTTTTTGATATTTGTTGGAATGCGTTACGTCCTGGGGGAAGAATGGTTGCAAATGTTGTGACTTTAGAAGGTGAACAAACTTTATTTCAATGGTATGAAAAAGTGGGGGGAAATTTCACACGAATTTCTATTCAACGCGCAGAACCAATTGGTAAATTTTTAGGTTGGAAGGGAATGTCTCAAGTTACGCAATGGATAGGATATAAGTTATGA
- the ldpA gene encoding circadian clock protein LdpA: MTNLLAPLQSLQQGRWFKLICGASYQHLPAVRSLTLAYTLAGADCIDVAADPAVIAAAQAGLLAAKDLVRDAQERGFGFQGNLPLLMVSLNDGEDPHFRKAEFNSSHCPPDCSRPCEKICPAQAIVFNNIEDSFSGIVAQKCYGCGRCIPACPYDIIDTVSYVSTPEAIASLARGNAPLIMSTGIEAIEIHTQVGRLAEFQRLWSVLASGVDKLKVIAISCNDHEGLIDYLQAIYKIIAPRPQVVIWQTDGRSMSGDIGDGTTIAAIKLGQKVLAANLPGYVQLAGGTNSYTVPKLKAMGLLQEALVQGAGSKGENSSPLHPAPRPSASIAGIAYGSYARVLLSPILEKLENQEVSHTSIKATGRLEEEPELLWQAVELAHSLVSQLKSQRYP; this comes from the coding sequence GTGACTAATCTGTTAGCCCCTTTACAATCCCTACAACAAGGTCGCTGGTTCAAGTTAATTTGTGGAGCCAGTTACCAACATCTACCTGCGGTCAGAAGTTTAACATTAGCCTACACTTTGGCGGGCGCTGACTGCATAGATGTGGCAGCTGATCCAGCTGTGATTGCCGCAGCCCAAGCAGGTTTACTAGCAGCCAAGGATTTAGTGAGGGATGCCCAAGAGCGAGGCTTTGGCTTTCAAGGCAATTTACCCTTGTTAATGGTCAGCCTCAACGATGGAGAAGACCCCCATTTTAGAAAAGCAGAGTTTAATTCTAGTCATTGTCCCCCGGATTGCTCTAGACCCTGTGAAAAAATTTGTCCAGCACAAGCAATTGTGTTTAACAATATAGAAGATAGTTTTTCAGGAATTGTTGCTCAGAAGTGTTATGGCTGCGGTCGTTGCATCCCAGCTTGTCCCTATGACATAATTGATACAGTATCATATGTCTCAACTCCAGAAGCCATAGCTTCGCTTGCCAGAGGCAACGCACCACTGATCATGTCAACGGGAATAGAAGCCATAGAAATTCATACACAAGTAGGGCGTTTGGCAGAATTTCAGCGCTTATGGTCTGTGTTGGCATCTGGAGTAGATAAATTAAAGGTAATAGCTATCAGCTGTAACGATCATGAAGGACTAATTGATTACCTGCAAGCAATTTATAAAATCATTGCCCCCCGTCCTCAAGTTGTAATTTGGCAAACAGACGGGCGCTCTATGAGTGGTGACATTGGCGATGGAACCACTATAGCAGCCATAAAATTAGGGCAAAAAGTTTTGGCAGCAAATCTACCAGGATATGTGCAGTTAGCGGGCGGTACTAATAGCTACACAGTCCCCAAGTTAAAGGCAATGGGACTGCTTCAAGAGGCTCTTGTGCAGGGAGCAGGGAGTAAGGGAGAAAATTCCTCTCCTCTGCACCCAGCCCCCCGCCCCTCTGCCTCCATAGCCGGCATTGCTTACGGTAGCTACGCCCGTGTATTGCTGTCACCCATTCTTGAAAAATTAGAGAATCAGGAGGTGAGTCACACTAGTATTAAGGCAACAGGCCGTCTGGAAGAAGAACCAGAATTACTCTGGCAGGCTGTAGAGCTTGCCCATTCTCTCGTTTCCCAACTCAAGTCACAGCGGTATCCCTAA
- a CDS encoding thylakoid membrane photosystem I accumulation factor — MNSMKWLFLQTKIIANWRRLVSKCLLLVICLLIISIQPASAGMKDDRYEGNIFVIYAGNGSLVPPRQTLAQTLAQHKPALLAFYVDDSKDCKQYAVFISQTQAFYGRAAEMIPINVDTMPIKASYDPTEPGYYYSGGVPQVVIFDQSGKVVLNKKGQVPFEEIDDKFREVFNLLPRDQSIEFKQRSFNEFSSELSQ, encoded by the coding sequence ATGAATAGCATGAAGTGGCTTTTTTTACAAACTAAAATAATTGCTAACTGGCGACGGTTGGTGTCAAAATGCTTATTGTTGGTGATTTGTCTACTTATCATAAGTATACAGCCAGCTTCGGCAGGTATGAAAGATGATAGATACGAAGGGAATATTTTCGTAATTTATGCTGGAAATGGTTCTTTGGTTCCTCCCAGACAAACCCTAGCCCAGACTTTAGCACAACATAAACCCGCATTGCTGGCATTTTATGTCGATGATAGCAAGGATTGTAAACAGTATGCGGTATTTATTTCTCAAACTCAGGCATTCTATGGACGAGCAGCGGAGATGATTCCGATAAATGTTGATACAATGCCCATTAAGGCAAGCTATGACCCCACGGAACCAGGATACTACTACTCAGGGGGTGTACCGCAAGTTGTGATTTTTGACCAGTCGGGTAAGGTGGTTTTGAATAAAAAGGGTCAAGTCCCTTTTGAAGAGATAGACGATAAATTTCGAGAAGTCTTCAATTTATTACCTCGTGACCAGTCAATTGAGTTCAAGCAACGTTCATTTAATGAGTTTAGCAGTGAGTTAAGTCAATAA
- a CDS encoding Mur ligase family protein, which translates to MGKKIELIDRLQLGLAVSIAKSVTFFVRSLRLGAASVLPGSIARRIEPRILQLLSQQIKNGIILIAGTNGKTTTALLLSTILEHKGYKIAHNATGANLENGLATALIDNANLLGSLNVDYAILEVDENIVPKVLKPLQPRIILCLNLFRDQLDRYGEVDTISKRWTKVISTLPEATVVIPNADDPTLSNLGQQLTQKVLFFGLNEPEHYLEAIPHAVDSIYCPRCGHSLDYQGVYLSHLGDFTCPSCGFTKSKPALESGEWSQILVGLYNKYNTLAAATAAKELGIDEVTIRETINSFQAAFGRAEDLVIDGKRVRILLSKNPVGTNETIRVVTESTDKTTLLVLNDRTPDGTDVSWIWDVDTEKLVERGGTLVVSGDRVYDMALRLRYSQKSAQSNLNLIVEEDLRQAIATALAHTPANETLHILPTYSAMLEVREVLTGRKIL; encoded by the coding sequence GTGGGAAAGAAAATAGAACTTATAGATAGACTACAACTAGGTTTAGCGGTATCAATCGCTAAAAGTGTCACATTTTTCGTGCGATCGCTCCGTCTCGGTGCTGCTAGTGTATTACCAGGGTCTATTGCGCGACGCATTGAACCCCGAATTTTACAATTACTGAGTCAGCAAATTAAAAATGGGATAATTCTGATTGCGGGAACCAATGGAAAAACCACTACAGCCCTGTTATTATCTACGATTTTAGAACACAAAGGGTACAAAATTGCCCATAATGCTACTGGAGCAAATCTAGAAAATGGTTTAGCCACAGCTTTAATAGACAACGCGAACTTACTAGGTTCTCTAAATGTAGATTACGCCATTTTGGAAGTTGATGAAAATATTGTTCCCAAAGTTTTAAAACCTCTTCAACCCAGGATTATTCTCTGTTTAAACTTGTTCCGTGACCAACTCGATAGATATGGCGAAGTTGACACCATTAGCAAGCGCTGGACAAAGGTTATTTCTACATTACCAGAAGCAACGGTAGTTATTCCCAATGCTGATGATCCAACTTTATCAAATCTCGGTCAGCAATTAACCCAAAAAGTGTTATTCTTTGGGTTAAATGAACCAGAACATTATTTAGAAGCAATTCCTCACGCTGTAGATTCTATCTATTGTCCGAGATGTGGACATTCTCTTGATTATCAAGGGGTTTACCTATCCCATTTAGGAGATTTCACCTGTCCAAGTTGTGGTTTTACTAAGAGTAAACCAGCTTTAGAAAGTGGTGAATGGTCACAAATTCTGGTTGGTTTATACAATAAATATAATACTTTAGCCGCAGCTACCGCCGCCAAAGAATTAGGAATTGATGAAGTCACAATTAGAGAGACAATTAATAGTTTCCAAGCGGCTTTTGGTCGTGCCGAAGATTTAGTAATTGATGGAAAACGGGTGAGGATTTTATTATCTAAAAATCCTGTGGGGACAAATGAAACTATTCGTGTTGTTACTGAAAGTACAGATAAAACAACTTTGTTGGTTTTGAATGACCGCACCCCCGATGGTACTGATGTATCATGGATTTGGGATGTAGATACAGAAAAATTAGTAGAAAGAGGTGGGACTTTGGTTGTGAGTGGCGATCGCGTGTATGATATGGCGTTACGTTTACGTTATAGCCAAAAATCCGCCCAGAGTAACCTAAATTTGATTGTAGAAGAAGACTTGCGGCAAGCGATCGCTACAGCATTGGCACATACACCAGCCAATGAAACCTTACACATTCTCCCCACCTATTCTGCCATGTTAGAAGTGAGAGAAGTTTTAACAGGTAGAAAAATTCTTTGA
- a CDS encoding acyltransferase family protein, whose translation MRLTSLDVFRGITIAGMILVNMVGVADDKYSLLDHAPWNGCTPTDLVFPFFLFIVGVAMTFSLSKYTADNKPTKEVYLRILRRAAILFILGLLLNGFWNQGVWTFDLSSIRFMGVLQRISLSYVFASLIVLKLPRKSQWILAVCLLIGYWLTMMYVPVPEYGAGMLTREGNFGAFIDRLIIPKQHLYKGDGFNYLGDPEGLFSTIPAIVSVLAGYFTGEWIKDKKQATSQTSMDLVLFGLCCFVIGIIWDVAFPINKKLWTSSYVLFTAGWALMLLAACYELIEVRVIKRWSKPFEIMGLNAIALFIASVMLIKITAKTQLGTGETAVSIYDWIYRHLFASWAGNFNGSFVFGVVTVFLWYGVAVLMYQKRWFIKV comes from the coding sequence ATGCGCCTGACTTCACTTGATGTGTTTCGCGGTATCACCATTGCGGGTATGATTCTCGTCAATATGGTGGGAGTTGCAGATGATAAATATTCCCTTTTAGATCATGCTCCCTGGAATGGTTGTACACCAACTGATTTAGTATTTCCCTTCTTTTTGTTCATTGTCGGTGTAGCAATGACTTTCTCTCTATCAAAGTACACCGCAGACAATAAGCCCACCAAAGAAGTTTACTTACGTATTCTGCGCCGTGCTGCAATTCTCTTTATTTTAGGATTACTACTGAACGGCTTTTGGAATCAAGGCGTTTGGACTTTTGATTTAAGTAGTATCCGTTTTATGGGAGTATTGCAACGTATTAGCCTATCTTATGTTTTTGCATCTTTGATAGTTTTAAAACTACCGCGCAAAAGTCAATGGATATTAGCGGTGTGCTTACTAATTGGCTATTGGTTAACAATGATGTATGTTCCAGTTCCTGAATATGGTGCGGGAATGTTAACCAGAGAAGGTAATTTTGGCGCATTTATTGACAGATTAATTATTCCCAAACAGCATTTATATAAAGGTGATGGGTTTAATTATTTGGGAGATCCTGAAGGACTTTTCAGTACTATTCCGGCGATAGTTAGTGTTTTAGCTGGTTATTTTACTGGGGAATGGATAAAAGACAAAAAACAAGCTACTTCACAAACCAGTATGGATTTAGTTTTATTTGGTTTGTGTTGTTTCGTAATTGGGATTATTTGGGATGTAGCATTTCCCATTAATAAGAAACTTTGGACTAGTTCCTATGTTTTGTTTACTGCTGGTTGGGCGTTAATGTTATTAGCAGCTTGTTATGAGTTAATAGAAGTGAGGGTAATAAAACGCTGGAGTAAACCATTTGAGATCATGGGATTAAATGCCATTGCTCTTTTTATTGCATCTGTAATGTTAATCAAAATTACAGCCAAAACCCAACTTGGTACAGGTGAAACCGCCGTTAGTATCTATGATTGGATTTACCGTCATCTTTTTGCATCATGGGCGGGAAATTTCAACGGCTCATTTGTATTTGGCGTTGTCACTGTGTTTTTGTGGTATGGTGTAGCAGTTTTGATGTATCAGAAACGCTGGTTTATTAAAGTGTAA
- a CDS encoding peroxiredoxin, with the protein MSIKVGDTAPDFNLTAQNGANVSLGDFRGKQAVVLYFYPKDDTPGCTMESCAFRDQYEVFKAAGAEVIGVSGDSQESHQQFAAKHNLPFTLLSDKGDQVRKQYGATTAFGFIPGRVTYVIDQNGIVQYVFDSMLNFKGHVEETLKTLQQLAAK; encoded by the coding sequence ATGTCTATCAAAGTTGGAGATACTGCGCCTGATTTTAATCTAACTGCCCAAAATGGTGCAAATGTTAGTCTTGGAGACTTTCGTGGTAAACAGGCTGTCGTCCTTTATTTTTATCCCAAGGACGATACGCCAGGATGCACTATGGAATCTTGTGCTTTTCGGGATCAATATGAAGTGTTTAAAGCCGCTGGTGCTGAAGTTATTGGCGTAAGTGGTGATTCTCAAGAGTCTCACCAGCAATTTGCAGCCAAGCACAACTTACCTTTTACACTGTTAAGTGATAAAGGCGACCAAGTGCGGAAACAATACGGTGCAACTACTGCTTTTGGTTTTATCCCCGGCCGGGTGACTTATGTAATTGACCAAAACGGTATTGTTCAATATGTATTTGACTCCATGTTGAACTTTAAAGGTCACGTTGAGGAAACCTTAAAAACATTGCAACAATTGGCTGCAAAGTAA
- the hpf gene encoding ribosome hibernation-promoting factor, HPF/YfiA family, which produces MKLVIHGKNIEITDAIREYVHQKIEKAVSHFQNITNEVDVHLSVARNPRISTKQAAEVTIYANGSIIRAEESSENLYASIDLVADKIARQLRKYKERRQDHKTQPIPTTEAVVAEPVVDLIGDRTPELPGEVVRTKYFSMPPMTLAEAQEQLQLVGHDFYMFRNAETGDINVIYERNHGGFGVIQPRNGNGNGKNGKTANVAVPEKSKA; this is translated from the coding sequence ATGAAGCTTGTCATCCACGGCAAAAATATTGAAATTACCGATGCGATTCGGGAATATGTACATCAAAAGATTGAAAAAGCAGTTAGTCACTTTCAGAACATCACCAATGAAGTGGATGTCCATTTGAGCGTAGCTCGCAATCCCCGAATTAGTACCAAACAAGCGGCAGAAGTAACTATTTATGCTAATGGGAGCATCATCCGGGCGGAGGAAAGCAGCGAAAACTTATATGCCAGTATTGACTTGGTTGCAGATAAAATAGCCCGTCAACTGCGTAAATATAAAGAACGACGACAAGATCACAAAACCCAGCCTATACCAACTACTGAAGCGGTAGTTGCTGAACCAGTAGTAGATTTAATAGGCGATCGCACCCCCGAACTACCAGGAGAAGTCGTCCGCACCAAATATTTTTCTATGCCCCCCATGACTCTGGCAGAAGCGCAAGAACAACTGCAACTCGTGGGACACGATTTTTATATGTTCCGTAACGCCGAAACAGGAGATATCAACGTCATTTACGAACGTAACCACGGTGGTTTTGGTGTAATTCAACCCCGCAACGGTAACGGTAACGGTAAAAACGGTAAAACAGCTAACGTTGCTGTACCAGAAAAGTCCAAAGCCTAA
- the lipB gene encoding lipoyl(octanoyl) transferase LipB produces MIHSDATHKYRCFLYNLGLMPYLKALQWQRSLLTERIHNPSLDDVLILLEHPPVYTLGQGANPEFLKFDFDKSEYNVHRVERGGEVTYHCPGQLVGYPILNLQHYRQDLHWYLRQLEEVLIRVLANYQLQGERIPGFTGVWLEGRKVAAIGIKVSRWITMHGFSLNVCPDMTGFENIVPCGLTDKSVGSLAEWIPGIKCQEVRFCVASCFAEVFDVELVDSQPEEFVLSP; encoded by the coding sequence ATGATTCATAGTGACGCAACGCATAAATATCGGTGTTTTTTATATAACCTAGGATTAATGCCCTATTTAAAGGCTCTTCAATGGCAGCGATCGCTACTCACCGAACGGATTCACAATCCCAGTCTAGATGATGTACTCATCTTGCTAGAACATCCCCCAGTCTACACTTTGGGACAAGGTGCAAACCCAGAATTTCTCAAATTTGACTTTGACAAAAGTGAGTATAATGTGCATCGAGTTGAAAGAGGTGGCGAAGTCACGTACCATTGTCCTGGGCAACTGGTGGGGTATCCAATTTTAAATCTGCAACACTATCGTCAAGACTTGCATTGGTACTTGCGCCAACTTGAAGAAGTGTTAATTCGCGTTTTAGCTAATTATCAATTGCAGGGGGAACGCATTCCTGGTTTTACTGGTGTTTGGTTGGAAGGGCGTAAAGTCGCGGCCATAGGGATTAAAGTTAGCCGCTGGATTACCATGCACGGTTTTTCCTTAAATGTTTGTCCAGATATGACAGGCTTTGAGAACATTGTCCCCTGCGGACTGACTGATAAATCTGTCGGCAGTTTAGCGGAATGGATTCCTGGTATAAAATGCCAAGAAGTGCGTTTTTGCGTAGCAAGCTGCTTTGCTGAGGTATTTGACGTTGAATTAGTCGATTCTCAACCAGAAGAATTTGTCTTATCTCCGTAA
- a CDS encoding R3H domain-containing nucleic acid-binding protein, whose amino-acid sequence MTITEDLQKLLDILPQDLRNVLENHPKRDSLVEVVLDLGRRPEARFPNEAEYLSETPVTQAQIDDCIQRVGTFGGDNRAGIEQTLHRISAIRNRTGKIIGLTCRVGRAVFGTITMIRDLVETGQSILMLGRPGVGKTTALREIARVLADDLHKRVVIIDTSNEIAGDGDVAHPAIGRARRMQVAKPELQHQVMIEAVENHMPEVIVIDEIGTELEALAARTIAERGVQLVGTAHGNQIENLIKNPTLSDLVGGIQAVTLGDDEARRRGSQKTVLERKAPPTFEIAVEMLERQRWVVHESVADTVDTLLRGRQASPQTRTVDEQGKVAITRQLSVVNGRGGQLASDEESFPSARQVNGWRASGQMVALPPLSLERERPNGRSEFDRLLDESFNYSDSIDFSTPKLAGPNGEDLPLHIYPYGVSRHQLEQVINVLTLPVALTKDIDNADAILALRSHVKNHAKLRQMAKARHVPIHVIKSSTIPQITRGLRRLLNMDDPELGDDRELQLLLHNGSDDEMDALEEARLAVEQIVIPKGQPVELLPRSSQVRKMQHELVEHYRLKSDSFGEEPNRRLRIYPA is encoded by the coding sequence ATGACGATTACAGAAGATCTCCAAAAGTTGTTAGACATTTTGCCCCAAGACCTGCGAAACGTACTAGAGAATCATCCCAAACGAGATAGTTTAGTTGAAGTGGTCTTGGACTTAGGTCGTCGCCCCGAAGCTCGCTTTCCCAATGAAGCTGAGTATCTAAGCGAAACACCGGTTACTCAAGCACAAATAGATGATTGCATTCAAAGAGTTGGAACCTTTGGCGGAGATAATCGGGCGGGAATTGAGCAAACTTTGCATCGGATTAGTGCCATCCGCAACCGTACTGGTAAAATTATTGGCTTGACCTGTCGTGTTGGTCGGGCAGTATTTGGCACAATTACCATGATCCGCGATTTGGTCGAAACTGGTCAATCGATTCTCATGCTCGGTCGTCCAGGTGTGGGGAAGACTACCGCCTTACGGGAAATTGCCCGTGTGTTGGCGGATGATTTACATAAACGAGTGGTAATTATTGACACCTCTAACGAAATCGCTGGAGATGGTGATGTTGCTCACCCGGCAATTGGTCGTGCTAGACGAATGCAAGTAGCTAAACCAGAACTACAGCACCAAGTGATGATTGAAGCTGTAGAAAACCATATGCCAGAAGTCATCGTTATTGATGAAATTGGTACGGAACTGGAAGCTTTAGCCGCACGTACTATTGCGGAAAGGGGTGTGCAATTGGTAGGTACTGCTCACGGAAATCAGATTGAAAACCTGATTAAAAACCCTACCCTTTCCGATTTGGTTGGTGGTATTCAGGCTGTGACGTTAGGAGATGATGAAGCCAGAAGAAGGGGTTCTCAAAAGACAGTTTTGGAACGCAAAGCCCCTCCCACGTTTGAGATTGCTGTGGAAATGCTAGAACGACAGCGCTGGGTAGTACATGAAAGTGTAGCTGACACAGTTGATACTCTGTTGCGAGGTCGGCAAGCCAGCCCACAAACACGAACTGTTGATGAACAGGGAAAGGTGGCGATTACCAGACAGCTATCTGTGGTTAATGGTCGCGGTGGACAGTTGGCTAGTGATGAAGAATCTTTCCCATCTGCTAGGCAGGTCAATGGCTGGCGTGCTTCTGGACAAATGGTCGCTCTGCCGCCTTTATCTCTAGAACGGGAACGTCCGAACGGACGCAGTGAATTTGACCGCTTGTTGGATGAATCTTTCAATTATTCAGACAGTATTGATTTCAGTACTCCTAAACTAGCCGGACCAAATGGGGAAGATTTACCATTACATATTTACCCCTATGGGGTGAGTCGTCATCAATTGGAACAGGTGATTAATGTCCTCACTTTGCCTGTGGCATTAACAAAAGATATCGATAATGCTGATGCAATTTTAGCATTGCGATCGCACGTTAAAAACCACGCTAAGTTAAGGCAAATGGCAAAAGCTCGTCATGTGCCAATTCATGTGATTAAGTCCAGCACCATTCCCCAAATTACTCGTGGTTTGCGGCGGTTGCTGAACATGGATGATCCAGAACTGGGCGATGACCGAGAATTACAATTGTTACTTCACAATGGCAGTGATGACGAGATGGACGCTTTGGAAGAAGCAAGACTTGCGGTTGAGCAAATTGTCATTCCTAAGGGTCAGCCTGTTGAGTTATTACCTCGTTCTTCTCAGGTTAGAAAAATGCAGCATGAGTTGGTAGAACATTATCGACTCAAGTCTGACAGTTTTGGGGAAGAACCAAATCGTCGGTTAAGGATTTATCCGGCATAA
- a CDS encoding Rpn family recombination-promoting nuclease/putative transposase: MRRDSIFYTLFQKYPTLLFDLLEKAPENAASYRFDSVAVKEPKFEIDGVFLPPETEGAGVVYFCEMQFQKDERLYERLFGELFLYFYRQRDRFCNWQAVVIYPTRSTEQGDIEPYRCLLVSEQVHRVYLDELGKIQDLPLEVGLLVLTTLNEDEAPAAARYLLNLSQQELQKTEGNNAIIEIITTILSYRFTRLSRLEIEAMLGIRLQETQFYQDVKEEGRQEGKQEGRQEGRQEGEKSIVLRQLTKRFGEVPSELKSQIEKLSLEQLETLGEELLDFVSLDDLGVWLEQENETN; this comes from the coding sequence ATGCGACGTGACTCGATTTTTTATACTCTTTTCCAAAAATATCCGACACTGTTATTTGATTTATTGGAAAAAGCACCTGAGAATGCGGCTAGTTATCGCTTTGACTCAGTAGCAGTAAAAGAACCTAAATTTGAAATTGATGGTGTTTTTTTACCACCGGAAACTGAGGGTGCAGGGGTTGTTTATTTCTGTGAGATGCAGTTTCAGAAGGATGAACGACTTTATGAACGTTTATTTGGGGAATTGTTTTTATATTTTTATCGTCAACGAGACCGTTTTTGCAATTGGCAAGCGGTGGTGATTTATCCAACTCGTAGTACGGAACAGGGAGACATTGAACCTTATCGGTGTCTTTTGGTTAGTGAGCAGGTGCATCGTGTATATTTAGATGAGTTGGGGAAAATTCAAGATTTACCCCTTGAAGTAGGTTTATTGGTGTTAACGACGCTAAATGAGGATGAAGCACCAGCAGCAGCGCGATATTTGCTTAACCTTTCCCAGCAAGAGTTACAGAAAACAGAAGGCAATAACGCCATAATAGAGATTATTACCACAATTCTGTCTTATCGGTTCACTCGTCTAAGTCGTTTGGAGATAGAGGCTATGTTGGGGATACGTTTACAGGAAACTCAATTTTATCAAGATGTCAAAGAAGAGGGTAGACAAGAAGGTAAACAAGAAGGTAGACAAGAAGGTAGACAAGAGGGTGAAAAATCAATTGTTCTACGTCAATTAACCAAGCGATTTGGTGAAGTTCCTAGTGAGTTAAAATCTCAAATTGAGAAATTATCACTGGAACAGTTGGAAACTTTGGGGGAAGAGTTGTTAGATTTCGTCAGTTTGGATGATTTAGGAGTTTGGTTGGAACAAGAAAATGAAACCAATTAA